A genome region from Gossypium hirsutum isolate 1008001.06 chromosome A04, Gossypium_hirsutum_v2.1, whole genome shotgun sequence includes the following:
- the LOC121228125 gene encoding uncharacterized protein yields MSNYYGQYRSTTEQRQVKNIGYEISKDCFHEMLAGLCSVNEGADCLCNIPFEQWTQVYDGGLRYGHMTSNLAECINYTLKGTRYLPITSVVRETYFRLATLFSKRAASYKGQMQGGHVWCAKILQEINNVKAQANTMHTVCHDCDNLWFRVTEFDRPNQGIIGGNIVYA; encoded by the exons ATGTCCAACTACTACGGGCAATATCGATCTACAACTGAACAACGGCAAGTGAAGAATATtg ggtatgagatAAGTAAGGACTGTTTTCATGAAATGTTGGCGGGTTTGTGTTCAGTTAATGAAGGCGCAGACTGCCTCTGCaacatacctttcgaacagtggacacaagtatacgacggcggcctacgatatggtcatatgacctcaaacttGGCTGAATGTATAAATTATACTCTAAAAGGAACACGTTATTTACCGATAACAtcagttgtgcgagagacatattttcgtttagcGACACTATTTTCAAAGCGAGCAGcaagttataaaggccaaatgcagggaggccatgtatggtgcgcaaagatattgcaagaaattaacaatgtGAAGGCACAAgccaacaccatgcacacagtgtgtcatgATTGCGATAATCTATGGTTTCGTGTGACGGAGTTTGATAGACCGAACCAAGGTATTATTGGAGGCAATATTGTGTACGCTTGA